A window from Gottschalkiaceae bacterium SANA encodes these proteins:
- a CDS encoding ABC transporter permease: MTEEVKKEINEEIVPVEQGVSPWRDMWDRLKQNKAAMFGLAIVGLLVFFALFGKYLTPYDPLYGGSLKESLQGPSRAHWLGTDEQGRDMLSRIIAGAAISLRVGLSAVGIALSCGMIIGAIAGYYGGKIDMILMRLMDIMLAFPSLLLAIAFMSVLGRGIENAIIAISIVTIPQYARIVRGSVLSVKENEYVQAARAIGNPDWRIILYHVVPNILPPIIVRATLGISIAILDTSALGFLGLGVQPPTAEWGTMLGAGRAYFFNANHLVLFPGLAITFTVMAFNLLGDGLRDALDPRIRKG, from the coding sequence CTGAAGAAGTTAAGAAAGAAATCAACGAAGAAATTGTCCCTGTAGAGCAAGGTGTCTCTCCATGGAGGGATATGTGGGATCGATTAAAACAAAACAAGGCTGCCATGTTTGGTCTTGCCATTGTCGGCTTGCTTGTATTTTTTGCCCTATTTGGCAAGTATTTAACGCCGTATGATCCGTTATACGGTGGGAGCCTGAAAGAAAGCCTGCAAGGGCCATCTCGTGCGCATTGGTTGGGAACCGATGAGCAGGGTCGCGATATGCTGAGTCGAATTATTGCCGGGGCTGCGATCTCTTTGCGAGTTGGTTTGTCAGCTGTGGGTATTGCCTTGTCTTGTGGCATGATCATCGGTGCTATTGCCGGATACTATGGTGGAAAGATCGATATGATTTTGATGCGTTTGATGGACATTATGTTGGCCTTCCCATCACTTCTATTGGCAATTGCCTTTATGTCTGTTTTGGGTCGGGGAATAGAGAATGCGATTATTGCCATCTCTATTGTGACGATTCCGCAGTATGCGCGTATTGTTCGAGGATCCGTTTTGTCGGTGAAAGAGAATGAATATGTGCAGGCGGCGAGGGCCATTGGAAATCCTGATTGGCGAATTATTCTCTACCATGTGGTTCCTAATATTTTGCCACCGATTATTGTTCGGGCAACCTTGGGAATATCGATTGCGATTTTAGATACCTCAGCCCTTGGATTCTTAGGCCTGGGTGTACAACCTCCAACAGCCGAATGGGGTACCATGTTGGGCGCAGGTCGGGCATATTTCTTTAACGCGAATCATCTGGTATTGTTCCCAGGTTTAGCAATTACCTTCACGGTAATGGCATTCAACCTTTTGGGAGACGGACTCCGGGATGCATTAGATCCACGGATCCGCAAAGGATAG
- a CDS encoding ABC transporter ATP-binding protein, whose product MLLEVKELETHFHIKGKVAKAVDGVSFSVGRKEVVALVGESGSGKSVTSLSVLGLIPSPPGKIEGGEIIFDGEDLLKKSNKEMQDVRGNEISMIFQEPMTSLNPVYPVGKQITEAIRRHNKISKKEARAIAIEMLSKVGLPSPEIRVDDYPHQMSGGMRQRVMIAMALATKPQLLIADEPTTALDVTIQAQILDLMNRLREETGTSILLITHDLGVVAETADRVVVLYCGKVMEMANVVDLFEDPRHPYTQGLIASIPKMEGESGRLTMIEGNVPNPMQMPAGCPFEPRCTQSMEICKRKMPEIQQFGDRQVRCFLYEGKGEVE is encoded by the coding sequence ATGTTACTAGAAGTGAAAGAACTGGAGACGCACTTCCATATCAAAGGAAAGGTTGCAAAAGCGGTTGACGGCGTATCATTTTCTGTAGGACGAAAAGAAGTGGTCGCTTTGGTTGGCGAGTCCGGCAGTGGAAAGAGTGTTACGAGTCTTTCTGTGTTGGGATTGATTCCATCGCCACCAGGGAAAATCGAAGGTGGAGAAATCATCTTTGACGGTGAGGACCTGCTGAAAAAGTCTAACAAAGAAATGCAAGATGTTCGGGGAAATGAAATTTCGATGATTTTTCAAGAGCCAATGACCTCTTTGAATCCTGTGTATCCAGTTGGAAAACAAATTACAGAGGCGATTCGTCGCCATAATAAAATATCGAAAAAAGAAGCACGTGCCATTGCCATTGAGATGCTTAGCAAAGTGGGATTGCCATCCCCTGAAATTCGAGTGGACGATTATCCCCATCAAATGAGTGGTGGGATGAGACAGCGTGTGATGATCGCCATGGCTCTGGCAACGAAGCCACAATTATTGATTGCCGATGAACCAACCACCGCTTTGGATGTAACCATTCAGGCACAGATTCTTGATTTGATGAATCGTTTGCGAGAAGAGACTGGCACATCAATTCTTTTGATCACCCATGATTTGGGCGTTGTTGCTGAAACTGCGGATCGAGTTGTGGTATTGTATTGCGGCAAGGTTATGGAGATGGCAAATGTGGTGGATCTTTTTGAGGATCCCAGGCATCCTTATACCCAAGGCTTGATTGCATCGATTCCAAAAATGGAAGGCGAGTCTGGTCGACTGACAATGATTGAAGGAAATGTACCGAATCCGATGCAGATGCCGGCAGGTTGTCCTTTTGAACCGAGATGTACTCAGTCGATGGAGATTTGCAAACGAAAGATGCCGGAAATTCAGCAATTTGGGGATCGGCAAGTAAGATGCTTTTTATATGAAGGAAAGGGGGAAGTTGAATGA